The following coding sequences are from one Brienomyrus brachyistius isolate T26 chromosome 2, BBRACH_0.4, whole genome shotgun sequence window:
- the mrps36 gene encoding 28S ribosomal protein S36, mitochondrial isoform X2: protein MGSKISGKMAAASRVVQVVKPHAPLIKFPNRQNIPRPNGTSPSTHSSVPSAALGSRPPGAASPVPGTPDSATTVRDFPQRYRRKPLAIDEMDYIQRGGPE, encoded by the exons ATGGGGAGCAAAATCAGTGGCAAAATGGCAGCTGCTAGTAGGGTCGTGCAG GTAGTAAAGCCTCATGCACCATTAATCAAATTTCCAAATCGCCAGAATATCCCAAGGCCAAATG GTACTTCCCCTTCGACACACAGTTCAGTGCCATCTGCGGCACTAGGATCCAGGCCCCCGGGAGCTGCCAGCCCAGTGCCTGGGACACCAGACAGTGCCACTACAGTCAGAGACTTCCCCCAGAGGTATCGTAGGAAGCCTCTGGCCATAGATGAGATGGACTACATCCAG CGTGGTGGACCAGAATGA
- the mrps36 gene encoding 28S ribosomal protein S36, mitochondrial isoform X1, translating to MGSKISGKMAAASRVVQVVKPHAPLIKFPNRQNIPRPNAQEALKMAFAGIPGTSPSTHSSVPSAALGSRPPGAASPVPGTPDSATTVRDFPQRYRRKPLAIDEMDYIQRGGPE from the exons ATGGGGAGCAAAATCAGTGGCAAAATGGCAGCTGCTAGTAGGGTCGTGCAG GTAGTAAAGCCTCATGCACCATTAATCAAATTTCCAAATCGCCAGAATATCCCAAGGCCAAATG CACAAGAAGCACTGAAAATGGCTTTTGCCGGGATTCCAGGTACTTCCCCTTCGACACACAGTTCAGTGCCATCTGCGGCACTAGGATCCAGGCCCCCGGGAGCTGCCAGCCCAGTGCCTGGGACACCAGACAGTGCCACTACAGTCAGAGACTTCCCCCAGAGGTATCGTAGGAAGCCTCTGGCCATAGATGAGATGGACTACATCCAG CGTGGTGGACCAGAATGA